A genomic stretch from Telopea speciosissima isolate NSW1024214 ecotype Mountain lineage chromosome 7, Tspe_v1, whole genome shotgun sequence includes:
- the LOC122670023 gene encoding uncharacterized protein LOC122670023, translating to MVLKEVEVQRLKTSQSISAIHMDECHHLENTFRKKSPFQGIHRTFEVFGPGSEIPEWMAHQSTGSSISFEVSPHLGCKLEGLDASAVFAVEEEEDDNRVNANPIIFNKTTGIKWEWIGGIPYIPSSNYQDQMWVCHIPFASLYVQLGGEREFEAQAGDQLEFSINFEIVDFEEARVQVKKCGVLQVHKPDEEETGLNKDQSMIQYTSDDIVVNEEGSLH from the exons ATGGTGCTTAAGGAAGTTGAGGTCCAGAGGCTGAAGACCTCACAATCTATATCAGCCATCCACATGGATGAGTGCCATCATCTGGAGAACACTTTCAGGAAGAAGAGCCCTTtccag GGTATACATAGGACTTTTGAGGTCTTTGGTCCTGGGAGTGAGATTCCAGAGTGGATGGCTCATCAGAGTACAGGGTCTTCAATATCTTTTGAGGTATCTCCGCATTTGGGTTGTAAGTTAGAAGGGTTGGATGCATCTGCTGTTTTTgcagttgaagaagaagaagatgacaatAGGGTTAATGCAAACCCTATCATTTTTAATAAAACCACAGGTATTAAATGGGAATGGATTGGTGGAATACCGTATATCCCAAGCTCAAACTATCAAGATCAAATGTGGGTGTGCCATATTCCATTTGCTAGTCTTTATGTTCAGTTAGGTGGTGAACGTGAATTTGAGGCTCAAGCAGGGGATCAATTGGAATTCtcaataaattttgaaattgtggATTTTGAAGAAGCGAGAGTGCAGGTGAAGAAATGTGGAGTCTTGCAGGTACACAAGCCAGATGAGGAGGAAACAGGATTGAACAAAGACCAATCAATGATTCAATACACTTCAGATGATATTGTTGTCAATGAAGAAGGATCACTTCACTAG
- the LOC122667458 gene encoding (3S,6E)-nerolidol synthase 1-like produces the protein MAFRGNLSAPSSASISPCPTKGSQECERTSRSDVNTAEIQVKHNEKCEEIRRILGEVVDEPLECMMMVDALQRLCIDYHFEDEIKIFLDKLLLYYGSCFKSTDDKVELHEIALHFRLLRQAGYFVPTSVFESFKDKKGEFKQELSEDTRGLTSLYEASHFGMEGEDTLLLDEANYFSHKHPTAAKMSTTTAKMELEAGLLARVVDDTLEHPFHKNLARFKARHYYYDLVSSTHHGTYGWSSLVLELARMDHNMLQSLYNQELLQIFTWWREVGLSQELKFARDQPLKWYLWSITALPDPKYSQLRMELTKPISLVYIIDDIFDVRGTLQELILFTEAVNRWETTTIEELPEYMKICFKALDDITNEISDIVLKQHGWNSITTLRTAWASLCDAFLIEAKWFASKMVPNSKEYLENGVISSGVPLVLAHLFFLLGQGLTKESVYCVEHNPPLITCTATILRLWDDLGSAKDEKQEGHDGSYIECYMKEQEGGSSIDENPKDHVFGMISDSWKQLNRECISKNHFSTSFKRASLNIARIVPLMYNYNDNQSLPILDEYIKSLLYQSVPF, from the exons ATGGCCTTCCGTGGTAACCTTTCTGCCCCCTCCAGTGCCTCCATTTCTCCATGTCCCACAAAAGGTTCCCAAGAATGTGAACGAACCAGCAGGAGTGATGTCAATACG GCTGAAATTCAGGTCAAACACAATGAGAAATGTGAGGAAATAAGGCGAATTCTGGGTGAAGTAGTTGATGAACCATTAGAGTGTATGATGATGGTTGATGCACTGCAACGCCTTTGCATCGATTACCACTTTGAAGATGAGATCAAAATATTCTTAGACAAGCTGCTGCTTTATTATGGAAGCTGCTTTAAATCTACCGACGACAAAGTGGAATTACATGAAATCGCGCTGCATTTTCGACTGCTGAGGCAAGCTGGTTATTTTGTTCCTACAAGCGTCTTTGAAAGCTTCAAGGACAAGAAGGGAGAGTTCAAACAAGAATTGAGTGAAGACACAAGAGGACTGACGAGTTTATATGAAGCTTCACACTTTGGAATGGAAGGAGAAGACACACTACTACTTGATGAAGCCAACTACTTCTCTCACAAACACCCTACTGCTGCTAAGATGAGTACTACTACTGCTAAGATGGAATTAGAAGCTGGACTACTAGCCAGAGTTGTAGATGATACCTTAGAGCATCCCTTTCACAAGAACCTAGCTAGATTCAAGGCCAGACACTACTACTACGACCTCGTTAGTAGTACTCATCATGGCACATATGGATGGAGCAGTCTTGTACTGGAACTTGCAAGGATGGATCATAACATGCTTCAATCCTTATACAACCAAGAACTCCTGCAGATTTTTAC GTGGTGGAGAGAGGTGGGTCTATCACAGGAGTTGAAGTTTGCTAGAGACCAACCACTAAAATGGTATTTATGGTCCATCACAGCTCTCCCAGATCCAAAGTACTCCCAGCTAAGAATGGAGCTAACAAAACCCATCTCACTTGTTTATATTATTGATGACATTTTTGACGTCCGAGGCACACTCCAAGAACTCATTCTCTTCACTGAAGCAGTAAACAG ATGGGAGACTACCACCATTGAGGAACTGCCAGAATACATGAAGATTTGTTTCAAGGCTCTGGACGACATCACCAATGAAATTAGTGATATAGTCCTTAAACAACATGGGTGGAATTCCATCACTACCCTGCGGACGGCG TGGGCAAGCCTTTGTGACGCATTTCTAATAGAGGCCAAATGGTTTGCGTCTAAAATGGTGCCTAACTCGAAGGAGTACCTGGAGAATGGAGTAATAAGTTCAGGAGTGCCTCTGGTTTTAGCTCATTTGTTCTTTCTACTGGGCCAAGGTCTAACCAAGGAGAGTGTATATTGTGTGGAACACAATCCACCACTCATAACTTGCACTGCAACAATTCTTCGTCTATGGGATGACTTGGGAAGTGCCAAG GATGAGAAGCAAGAAGGACACGATGGATCTTATATAGAATGTTACATGAAGGAACAAGAGGGGGGTTCTTCAATTGATGAAAATCCAAAAGATCATGTGTTTGGAATGATTTCAGATTCATGGAAGCAACTCAATAGAGAATGCATTTCAAAAAACCATTTCTCAACCTCCTTCAAAAGGGCCTCACTTAATATTGCAAGAATAGTTCCATTGATGTACAATTACAATGACAACCAAAGCCTTCCAATCCTTGACGAGTATATCAAATCACTGCTCTACCAAAGTGTTCCTTTCTAA
- the LOC122667457 gene encoding uncharacterized protein LOC122667457 gives MAFKRTQKDSSSYSTHKLQWNQDVFLSFSEDTKENFTYHLYNALVGRGINTFKGDGIQWTGEEISSELLKEIEESRIAIVVFSRNYASSRCCLDELVKILDCRSRIGQTVLPVFYDVCPSDVRNQTGSFEEAFIKHVEAFKEKMEKVAKWREALKKTANLSGWHLQNIANGTDKQEQTFIQKIIKEVLTKVKRSPLHIANYPVGIDFRVSYVKGMLNLSSLDIHIIGICGMGGLGKTTIAKAVYNQIHQRFEGHSFLANVGEVYKKPNGLIQLQEQLLSDILLKDNLKISNVARGISLIKQRLSNRRVLVILDDIDQPDQLIGLAINRDCFGMGSRIIITSRSYQLLEGVEVDEIYELHELNQYESLELFSWHAFRRDCPINGYMDLSKDIVGNVGGLPLALEVLGSFMVDKRSIPEWEVALAKLKRTPHNQIEEKLQLSFDALDDEQKDTFLDIACFFVGMNKDYVIKILDGCGFFPHIGISVLNRRSLISIGENNELKMHNLLQDMGRKIVFEESPETPGRRSRLWFHEDVCEVLTKHEGTNSVEGLILNISQFEDISVTTKAFANMHRLRLLQLNCEHLRGSGFEHLSKELRWLCWHGFPLNSLPTNFDPQNLVVLDMQNSNVKEVWKEAKLFKRLKILNLSHSRYLTKSPNFLGPHSLEILNLEGCTSLVEVHKSIGYLDKLVVLNLKNCNNLKNLPSSICKLVSLEKLDLSGCSNQPVRSKSWYPSFHFLGSPRKRPLLPAFSGLSSLRNLNLSYCNLSEEQLPNDFSRLSSLEQLYLRGNSFCTLPTSISHLSRLMTLDLNECRNLELLPDLASMNLDLQDCTSLERLPANISGLSKLMFLHLNGCIKLRSLPELPSSLLWLKTSGCTSLEEIPKVLEATFITRLKPLSLPKLPSSVQSLFIDGCTSMVLKEVEVQRLKTSQSISAIHMDECHHLENTFRKKSPFQGIHRTFEVFGPGSEIPEWMAHQSTGSSISFEVSPHLGCKLEGLDASAVFAVEEEEDDNRVNANPIIFNKTTGIKWEWIGGIPYIPSSNYQDQMWVCHIPFASLYVQLGGEREFEAQAGDQLEFSINFEIVDFEEARVQVKKCGVLQVHKPDEEETGLNKDQSMIQYTSDDIVVNEEGSLHYWFVDAGDSLAFQFVQMKYYTMAFKRTQKDSSSYSTHKLQWNQDVFLSFSEDTKENFTYHLYNALVGRGINTFKGDGIQWTGEEISSELLKEIEESRIAIVVFSRNYASSRCCLDELVKILDCRSRIGQTVLPVFYDVCPSDVRNQTGSFEEAFIKHVEAFKEKMEKVAKWREALKKTANLSGWHLQNIANGTDKQEQTFIQKIIKEVLTKVKRSPLHIANYPVGIDFRVSYVKGMLNLSSLDFRIIGICGMGGLGKTTIAKAVYNQIHQRFEGHSFLANVGEVYKKPNGLIQLQEQLLSDILLKDNLNISNVARGISLIKQRLSNRRVLVILDDIDEPDQLIGLAINRDCFGMGSRIIITSRNYQLLKGVEVDEIYELHELNQYESLELFSWHAFRRDCPINGYIDLSKDIVGNVEGLPLALEVLGSLMVDKRSIPEWEVALAKLKRIPLNQIEEKLRLSFDALDDEEKDTFLDIACFFVGMDKDYVIKILDGCGFFPYTGISVLNRRSLISIGENNELKMHNLLQDMGRKIVFEESPETPGRRSRLWFHEDVCEVLTKHEGTNSVEGLILNVSQFEDICVTTKAFANMHRLRLLQLNYVHLRGSGFEHLSKELRWLCWHGFPLRSLPTNFDLQNLVVLDMQNSNVKEVWKEAKLFKRLKILNLSHSRYLTKSPNFLGPHSLEILNLEGCTSLVEVHESIGYLDKLVVLNLKNCNNLKNLPSSICKLASLEKLDLSGCSNQLARSKSWYSFFHFLGSPRKRPLLPAFSGLSSLRNLNLSYCNLSEEQLPNDFSRLSSLELLYLRGNSFCTLPTSISHLSRLMILDLNECTNLELLPDLPSMKLDLQDCTSLERLPTDISGPSKLFTLLLEGCIKLRSLPELPSSLIWLRTSGCTSLEEIPKVWKLHSLEGLNFNYDHFCNLPEDISFHPKLGLLRLDGCTKPLSLPKLPSSVESLFIDGCTSMVLKEVEVQRLKTSQSMSAIHMDECHHLENSFRKKSPFQGLYRRFEVFGPGNEIPEWMAHQSTGSSISFEVSPHLGCKLEGLDASAVFAVEEEEDDNRVTANPIIFNKTTGIKWVWISGRSYSPSSNYRDQMWVCHIPFDDLYVYLGGEGEFEAQAGDQLEFSINFEIEDFEEARVQVKKCGVLQVHKPDEEETGLKEDQSMIQYTSDDIVCQ, from the exons ATGGCCTTCAAGAGGACCCAAAAAGACTCTTCTTCATACTCTACCCATAAGCTTCAATGGAATCAGGATGTTTTCTTGAGTTTCAGTGAAGATACAAAAGAAAACTTCACCTACCACCTCTACAACGCATTGGTTGGAAGAGGAATCAACACCTTTAAAGGTGATGGAATACAGTGGACAGGTGAGGAGATTTCCTCAGAACTgctgaaagaaattgaagaatcGAGGATTGCCATTGTTGTTTTCTCAAGAAACTATGCTTCTTCAAGATGTTGTCTTGATGAGCTTGTGAAGATTCTTGACTGCAGAAGCAGGATTGGTCAAACTGTTCTTCCTGTTTTTTATGATGTCTGTCCTTCAGATGTAAGAAATCAAACTGGTAGTTTTGAGGAAGCATTTATCAAACATGTTGAAGCTTTcaaggagaagatggagaaggtggCGAAGTGGCGAGAAGCCCTCAAGAAAACAGCCAATTTATCTGGTTGGCATCTACAAAATATTGCTAATGG AACTGACAAGCAGGAGCAAACATTTATCCAGAAAATTATTAAAGAGGTCTTGACAAAAGTAAAGAGATCACCATTGCATATTGCCAATTATCCTGTTGGAATTGATTTCCGTGTATCATATGTGAAAGGAATGTTAAATTTGTCTTCATTGGATATCCACATTATCGGGATTTGTGGTATGGGTGGATTAGGCAAAACAACCATTGCAAAGGCAGTTTATAATCAAATTCATCAAAGATTTGAGGGTCATAGTTTCCTTGCAAAtgttggagaagtttacaaaaaaCCCAATGGTCTAATCCAATTACAGGAACAACTCCTTTCTGATATCCTCTTGAAGGATAACTTAAAGATCAGCAATGTTGCTAGAGGAATAAGTTTGATCAAGCAAAGGTTATCCAATAGAAGGGTTCTTGTTATTCTTGATGATATAGATCAACCAGACCAATTGATTGGATTAGCTATTAATCGTGATTGTTTTGGTATGGGAAGTAGAATTATTATCACATCACGAAGTTATCAGTTGCTAGAGGGGGTTGAAGTCGACGAAATATATGAGCTTCACGAGTTGAATCAGTATGAATCTCTTGAACTTTTTAGTTGGCATGCTTTCAGAAGAGATTGTCCTATAAATGGTTACATGGATCTTTCAAAAGATATAGTAGGCAATGTTGGAGGACTTCCATTAGCTCTTGAGGTTTTGGGCTCTTTTATGGTGGACAAAAGAAGCATACCTGAATGGGAGGTTGCATTAGCCAAATTAAAAAGAACTCCTCATAATCAAATCGAAGAGAAACTTCAATTAAGTTTTGATGCATTAGATGATGAACAGAAAGATACCTTCCTCGATATtgcttgtttctttgttggAATGAACAAAGACTATGTAATTAAGATACTTGATGGATGCGGTTTCTTCCCACATATTGGGATTAGTGTCTTAAATCGAAGATCCCTTATAAGCATTGGTGAAAATAATGAGTTAAAGATGCATAATCTTCTTCAAGACATGGGAAGGAAAATTGTTTTTGAAGAATCCCCTGAAACGCCTGGAAGGCGTTCAAGATTGTGGTTCCATGAGGATGTTTGTGAAGTATTGACAAAACATGAG GGAACCAATTCTGTTGAAGGCCTCATCCTAAATATTTCTCAATTCGAGGACATATCTGTTACTACTAAAGCATTTGCAAATATGCATAGATTAAGACTACTCCAACTCAATTGTGAACACCTAAGGGGATCAGGGTTTGAACATCTCTCTAAGGAGTTAAGATGGCTTTGTTGGCATGGATTCCCTTTGAATTCTCTACCCACCAATTTTGATCCGCAGAATCTTGTTGTCCTTGACATGCAAAATAGCAATGTTAAAGAAGTTTGGAAGGAAGCCAAG CTGTTCAAAAGGTTGAAAATCCTGAATCTTAGTCATTCGCGTTATCTAACAAAGTCCCCCAACTTCTTAGGACCTCATAGCCTTGAGATATTGAACCTTGAAGGCTGTACTAGTCTGGTTGAAGTTCACAAATCGATTGGATATCTTGACAAGCTTGTGGTCTTGAATCTGAAAAACTGCAATAACCTTAAGAATCTTCCAAGCAGCATTTGTAAGTTGGTATCTCTTGAAAAACTTGATCTCTCCGGGTGCTCAAATCAGCCAGTTCGATCTAAGTCATGGTACCCATCCTTCCATTTTTTGGGTTCACCAAGAAAAAGGCCTTTGCTTCCAGCTTTCTCTGGATTAAGCTCTTTAAGAAACTTAAATCTATCTTACTGCAATCTATCAGAAGAACAGCTTCCCAATGATTTCAGTAGGTTATCTTCATTGGAACAACTATATTTAAGAGGAAACAGTTTCTGCACACTACCAACCAGCATCAGTCATCTTTCCCGCCTTATGACCCTTGATTTGAATGAGTGCAGAAATCTAGAACTACTACCAGACCTTGCCTCAATGAACTTGGATCTACAAGATTGCACATCACTAGAGAGATTACCAGCAAACATTAGTGGCCTTTCTAAACTTATGTTTCTTCATTTGAATGGATGCATAAAGCTGCGGTCGCTCCCAGAGCTTCCATCAAGTTTGTTATGGTTGAAGACTTCTGGTTGTACATCTTTAGAGGAAATACCAAAGGTTTTGGAAGCTACATTCATTACAAGGCTTAAA CCTCTATCATTGCCAAAGCTTCCATCAAGTGTACAAAGCTTGTTTATAGATGGTTGCACATCAATGGTGCTTAAGGAAGTTGAGGTCCAGAGGCTGAAGACCTCACAATCTATATCAGCCATCCACATGGATGAGTGCCATCATCTGGAGAACACTTTCAGGAAGAAGAGCCCTTtccag GGTATACATAGGACTTTTGAGGTCTTTGGTCCTGGGAGTGAGATTCCAGAGTGGATGGCTCATCAGAGTACAGGGTCTTCAATATCTTTTGAGGTATCTCCGCATTTGGGTTGTAAGTTAGAAGGGTTGGATGCATCTGCTGTTTTTgcagttgaagaagaagaagatgacaatAGGGTTAATGCAAACCCTATCATTTTTAATAAAACCACAGGTATTAAATGGGAATGGATTGGTGGAATACCGTATATCCCAAGCTCAAACTATCAAGATCAAATGTGGGTGTGCCATATTCCATTTGCTAGTCTTTATGTTCAGTTAGGTGGTGAACGTGAATTTGAGGCTCAAGCAGGGGATCAATTGGAATTCtcaataaattttgaaattgtggATTTTGAAGAAGCGAGAGTGCAGGTGAAGAAATGTGGAGTCTTGCAGGTACACAAGCCAGATGAGGAGGAAACAGGATTGAACAAAGACCAATCAATGATTCAATACACTTCAGATGATATTGTTGTCAATGAAGAAGGATCACTTCACTA TTGGTTTGTTGATGCTGGGGATTCTCTAGCCTTTCAGTTTGTGCAAATGAAA TACTACACTATGGCCTTCAAGAGGACCCAAAAAGACTCTTCTTCATACTCTACCCATAAGCTTCAATGGAATCAGGATGTTTTCTTGAGTTTCAGTGAAGATACAAAAGAAAACTTCACCTACCACCTCTACAACGCATTGGTTGGAAGAGGAATCAACACCTTTAAAGGTGATGGAATACAGTGGACAGGTGAGGAGATTTCCTCAGAACTgctgaaagaaattgaagaatcGAGGATTGCCATTGTTGTTTTCTCAAGAAACTATGCTTCTTCAAGATGTTGTCTTGATGAGCTTGTGAAGATTCTTGACTGCAGAAGCAGGATTGGTCAAACTGTTCTTCCTGTTTTTTATGATGTCTGTCCTTCAGATGTAAGAAATCAAACTGGTAGTTTTGAGGAAGCATTTATCAAACATGTTGAAGCTTTcaaggagaagatggagaaggtggCGAAGTGGCGAGAAGCCCTCAAGAAAACAGCCAATTTATCTGGTTGGCATCTACAAAATATTGCTAATGG AACTGACAAGCAGGAGCAAACATTTATCCAGAAAATTATTAAAGAGGTCTTGACAAAAGTAAAGAGATCACCATTGCATATTGCCAATTATCCTGTTGGAATTGATTTCCGTGTATCATATGTGAAAGGAATGTTAAATTTGTCTTCATTGGATTTCCGCATTATAGGGATTTGTGGTATGGGTGGATTAGGTAAAACAACCATTGCAAAGGCAGTTTATAATCAAATTCATCAAAGATTTGAGGGTCATAGTTTCCTTGCAAAtgttggagaagtttacaaaaaaCCCAATGGTCTAATCCAATTACAGGAACAACTCCTTTCTGATATCCTCTTGAAGGATAACTTAAACATCAGCAATGTTGCTAGAGGAATAAGTTTGATCAAGCAAAGGTTATCCAATAGAAGGGTTCTTGTTATTCTTGATGATATAGATGAACCAGACCAATTAATTGGATTAGCTATTAATCGTGATTGTTTTGGTATGGGAAGTAGAATTATTATCACATCACGAAATTATCAGTTGCTAAAGGGGGTTGAAGTCGACGAAATATATGAGCTTCATGAGTTGAATCAGTATGAATCTCTTGAACTTTTTAGTTGGCATGCTTTCAGAAGAGATTGTCCTATAAATGGTTACATAGATCTTTCAAAAGATATAGTAGGCAATGTTGAAGGACTTCCATTAGCTCTTGAGGTTTTGGGCTCTCTTATGGTGGATAAAAGAAGCATACCTGAATGGGAGGTTGCATTAGCCAAATTAAAAAGAATTCCTCTTAATCAAATCGAAGAGAAACTTCGATTAAGTTTTGATGCATTAGATGATGAAGAGAAAGATACCTTCCTCGATATtgcttgtttctttgttggaatggacAAAGACTATGTAATTAAGATACTCGATGGATGCGGCTTCTTCCCATATACTGGGATTAGTGTCTTAAATCGAAGATCCCTTATAAGCATTGGTGAAAATAATGAGTTAAAGATGCATAATCTTCTTCAAGATATGGGAAGGAAAATTGTTTTTGAAGAATCCCCTGAAACGCCTGGAAGGCGTTCAAGATTGTGGTTCCATGAGGATGTTTGTGAAGTATTGACAAAACATGAG GGAACCAATTCTGTTGAAGGCCTCATCCTAAATGTTTCTCAATTTGAGGACATATGTGTTACTACTAAAGCATTTGCAAATATGCATAGATTAAGACTACTCCAACTCAATTATGTACACTTAAGGGGATCAGGGTTTGAACATCTCTCTAAGGAGTTAAGATGGCTTTGTTGGCATGGATTCCCTTTGAGGTCTCTACCTACCAATTTTGATCTGCAGAATCTTGTTGTCCTTGACATGCAAAATAGCAATGTTAAAGAAGTTTGGAAGGAAGCAAAG CTGTTCAAAAGGTTGAAAATCCTGAATCTTAGTCATTCGCGTTATCTAACAAAGTCCCCCAACTTCTTAGGACCTCATAGCCTTGAGATATTGAACCTTGAAGGCTGTACTAGTCTGGTTGAAGTTCACGAATCTATTGGATATCTTGACAAGCTTGTGGTCTTGAATCTGAAAAACTGCAATAACCTTAAGAATCTTCCAAGCAGCATTTGTAAGTTGGCATCTCTTGAAAAACTCGATCTCTCCGGGTGCTCAAATCAGCTGGCTCGATCTAAGTCATGGTACtcattcttccattttttgGGTTCACCAAGAAAAAGGCCTTTGCTTCCAGCTTTCTCTGGATTAAGCTCTTTAAGAAACTTAAATCTATCTTACTGCAATCTATCAGAAGAACAGCTTCCCAATGATTTCAGTAGGTTATCTTCATTGGAACTACTATATTTAAGAGGAAACAGTTTCTGCACACTACCAACCAGCATCAGTCATCTTTCCCGCCTTATGATCCTTGATTTGAATGAGTGCACAAATCTAGAACTATTACCAGACCTTCCATCAATGAAATTGGATCTACAAGATTGCACATCACTAGAAAGATTACCAACAGACATTAGTGGTCCTTCTAAACTTTTTACTCTTCTTTTGGAAGGATGCATAAAGTTGCGGTCACTCCCAGAGCTTCCATCAAGTTTGATATGGTTGAGGACTTCTGGTTGTACATCTTTAGAGGAAATACCAAAGGTTTGGAAACTACATTCATTAGAAGGCTTAAATTTTAACTATGACCACTTCTGTAACCTGCCGGAAGACATAAGTTTCCATCCTAAACTTGGATTGCTACGTTTGGATGGCTGTACAAAGCCTCTATCATTGCCAAAGCTTCCATCAAGTGTAGAAAGCTTGTTTATAGATGGTTGCACATCAATGGTGCTTAAGGAAGTTGAGGTCCAGAGGCTGAAGACCTCACAATCTATGTCAGCCATCCACATGGATGAGTGCCATCATCTGGAGAACTCTTTCAGGAAGAAGAGCCCTTtccag GGATTATATAGGCGGTTTGAGGTCTTTGGTCCTGGAAATGAGATTCCAGAGTGGATGGCTCATCAGAGTACAGGGTCTTCAATATCTTTTGAGGTATCTCCGCATTTGGGTTGTAAGTTAGAAGGGTTGGATGCATCAGCTGTTTTTgcagttgaagaagaagaagatgacaatAGGGTTACTGCAAACCctataatttttaataaaaccACAGGTATTAAATGGGTATGGATTAGTGGAAGATCGTATAGCCCAAGCTCAAACTATCGAGATCAAATGTGGGTGTGCCATATACCATTTGATGATCTTTATGTTTACTTAGGCGGTGAAGGTGAATTTGAGGCTCAAGCAGGGGATCAATTGGAATTCtcaataaattttgaaattgaggaTTTTGAAGAAGCGAGAGTGCAGGTGAAGAAATGTGGAGTCTTGCAGGTACACAAGCCAGATGAGGAGGAAACGGGATTGAAAGAAGACCAATCAATGATTCAATACACTTCAGATGATATTGTTTGTCAATGA